One Halosegnis longus DNA window includes the following coding sequences:
- a CDS encoding oxidoreductase, whose amino-acid sequence MTWSTDDIPDQSDRRFVITGANSGIGKEAARELARAGGTVVMACRSLDRGETARDEIREEIPGASLRVEPLDLANLDSVRDFAHRLDGPIDVLVNNAGVMAIPRAETDDGFEMQFGVNHLGHFALTGLLVDQIRDRVVTVSSRAHENGDIDFDDPHSRAGYDRWEAYGQSKLANLLFAYELDRRSDVTSLACHPGFAATNLQSGAATSLPMRVVMGVINRVIAQSAADGALPTLYAATDRDAEGGQYIGPSGFGQMRGAPEPQESTDRSYDETLATRLWTLSEAETEVTYPF is encoded by the coding sequence ATGACTTGGAGCACGGACGATATTCCCGACCAGAGCGACCGCCGATTCGTGATCACCGGTGCGAACAGCGGCATCGGCAAGGAGGCGGCGCGCGAACTCGCCCGCGCCGGCGGCACGGTCGTGATGGCCTGTCGCTCGCTCGACCGCGGGGAGACCGCCCGAGACGAGATTCGCGAGGAAATCCCCGGCGCGAGCCTTCGGGTCGAGCCGCTCGACTTGGCGAATCTCGACTCGGTCCGTGACTTCGCCCACCGGCTCGACGGTCCGATAGACGTGCTCGTCAACAACGCCGGCGTGATGGCGATTCCCCGCGCCGAAACCGACGACGGCTTCGAGATGCAGTTCGGCGTGAACCATCTCGGCCACTTCGCGCTCACCGGTCTGTTGGTCGACCAGATACGCGACCGCGTCGTCACCGTCTCCTCGCGCGCCCACGAGAACGGTGACATCGACTTCGACGACCCACACTCGCGCGCGGGCTACGACCGCTGGGAAGCCTACGGCCAGTCGAAGCTCGCGAACCTCCTGTTCGCGTACGAACTCGACCGCCGCAGCGACGTGACGAGCCTGGCCTGTCACCCCGGCTTCGCCGCGACGAATCTGCAAAGCGGCGCGGCGACCTCCCTCCCGATGCGCGTCGTCATGGGCGTCATCAATCGCGTCATCGCACAGTCGGCCGCCGACGGTGCGCTGCCCACCCTCTACGCGGCGACCGACCGCGACGCCGAAGGGGGGCAGTACATCGGCCCGAGCGGCTTCGGCCAGATGCGCGGTGCCCCCGAGCCGCAGGAGTCGACCGACCGCTCGTACGACGAGACGCTGGCCACCCGGCTGTGGACGCTCTCGGAGGCTGAAACCGAAGTCACCTACCCGTTCTGA